In Pseudomonas rhizosphaerae, one DNA window encodes the following:
- a CDS encoding PA3496 family putative envelope integrity protein, with protein sequence MARYFDGTQAQGNSATRTKRQQEDQRRMEFRRAIETYAEQRRLLQETGDDAELNYWQAAPAGARQSARPAP encoded by the coding sequence ATGGCTCGTTACTTCGACGGCACGCAAGCGCAGGGCAATAGCGCCACCCGCACCAAACGTCAGCAGGAAGATCAGCGCCGCATGGAGTTTCGCCGCGCGATCGAGACCTACGCCGAGCAGCGTCGCCTGCTTCAGGAGACCGGTGACGATGCCGAGCTCAACTACTGGCAGGCCGCACCGGCGGGTGCCCGGCAAAGCGCTCGACCAGCGCCGTGA
- a CDS encoding LysR family transcriptional regulator translates to MRKSLMRLTLRQLQVFNEVCDLRSYSRAAEEMSLTQPAVSLQIRQLEELVGQPLFDYVGKKLYLTEAAEALQAASRDIFGRLENLDMQLSDMQGSLQGQLKLAVESSAKYFTPHLFAAFRTLHPEVNLQLTVVNRAQVVRRLSDNRDDVTIMSMVPQDMGLDFMPFLNNPIVAVAPPEHPLCQLDRVNLQDLQAYPLLVREQGSGTRRACEEYFKEKRVHFTQTLEVASAEAQRECVIAGLGLALLTRHAVARELSAGTLRELRVEELPLQRSWCVVQAKARRQSPVALAFAAFIRTERAQITALVERFAGHPPVRPASS, encoded by the coding sequence ATGCGTAAGTCACTGATGCGCCTGACATTGCGCCAATTGCAGGTGTTCAACGAGGTGTGCGATCTGCGCTCCTACAGCCGTGCAGCCGAAGAAATGTCGCTGACCCAACCGGCGGTCAGCTTGCAGATTCGCCAGCTGGAAGAGCTGGTCGGCCAGCCGTTGTTCGACTATGTGGGCAAGAAGCTCTACTTGACCGAGGCCGCCGAAGCATTGCAGGCTGCCAGTCGCGACATTTTCGGCCGCCTGGAAAACCTCGACATGCAGCTCTCCGACATGCAGGGCTCGTTGCAGGGTCAGCTCAAGCTGGCGGTCGAGTCCAGTGCCAAGTACTTCACGCCACACCTGTTCGCCGCATTCCGCACCCTGCATCCAGAGGTCAATCTGCAGCTCACGGTGGTCAACCGCGCCCAGGTGGTTCGCCGCTTGAGTGACAACCGCGACGACGTGACCATCATGTCGATGGTGCCGCAGGACATGGGGCTGGACTTCATGCCCTTCCTCAACAATCCGATCGTGGCGGTGGCGCCGCCCGAGCACCCGCTGTGCCAGCTCGACCGGGTCAACCTGCAGGACCTGCAAGCCTATCCGTTGCTGGTGCGCGAGCAAGGCTCGGGCACACGACGGGCCTGCGAGGAATACTTCAAGGAGAAACGCGTGCACTTCACGCAGACACTCGAAGTGGCGTCTGCCGAAGCCCAGCGTGAGTGCGTGATCGCCGGGCTGGGCCTAGCGCTGCTGACACGCCATGCGGTGGCCCGAGAGCTATCTGCAGGCACGCTGCGCGAGTTGCGCGTGGAAGAGCTGCCGCTGCAACGCAGCTGGTGCGTGGTACAGGCCAAGGCCCGGCGTCAGTCGCCGGTGGCGTTGGCCTTTGCTGCGTTCATTCGTACCGAGCGGGCGCAGATCACGGCGCTGGTCGAGCGCTTTGCCGGGCACCCGCCGGTGCGGCCTGCCAGTAGTTGA